Proteins from a single region of Streptomyces spinoverrucosus:
- a CDS encoding tyrosine-type recombinase/integrase has translation MAGHIQDRWYKTVPGQDGKTGRVKTDRYGVGQRYRARYIAPDGSEKSKSFPDKQKRRAEAWLSNIEADMSRGRYIDPAAGSVTFGEYAKEWMAALTIDPVTRESVEIRLRVHALPYLGDRPMASFRPSHLRTWMRQLEATGRAASYRRSIFANVSAVFTAAVEDRIIAENPCRARSVRAPSPDARRVKPWSVERVMAVHEALPDAYQEMVSVGAGCGLRQGEIFGLAVDDVDFLGGTVHVVRQVKLIQGKHAVFGPPKGGKERDVPLPETVSFALAAHITRHEPVEITLPWKTLEGPPVTAALLFVNPRNRALHRARFNERFWQPALTSAGIPLGRENGMHALRHFYASVLLDAGESIKALSEYLGHHDPSFTLRTYTHLMPNSEARTRAAVDQVFRDPENAQDGPETAPGTN, from the coding sequence ATGGCCGGACACATTCAAGATCGGTGGTACAAGACCGTTCCCGGCCAGGACGGCAAGACCGGCAGGGTCAAGACCGACCGTTACGGTGTCGGCCAGCGCTACCGCGCCCGGTACATCGCGCCGGACGGCTCCGAGAAGTCCAAGAGCTTCCCGGACAAGCAGAAGCGCAGGGCCGAAGCCTGGCTGTCCAACATCGAGGCGGACATGTCGCGGGGGCGGTACATCGATCCGGCCGCGGGCTCGGTGACTTTCGGGGAGTACGCCAAGGAATGGATGGCGGCACTCACGATCGACCCGGTGACCCGTGAGAGTGTCGAGATCCGCCTACGGGTCCATGCCCTTCCGTACCTCGGTGATCGGCCCATGGCATCCTTCCGGCCCTCACACCTGCGCACGTGGATGCGACAGCTGGAGGCAACGGGGCGTGCCGCGTCCTACCGGCGGTCGATCTTCGCCAACGTGTCCGCCGTGTTCACGGCCGCCGTGGAGGACCGGATTATCGCCGAGAACCCGTGCCGGGCACGTTCCGTGCGCGCACCGTCCCCCGACGCCCGCAGGGTCAAGCCGTGGTCCGTGGAACGCGTCATGGCCGTGCACGAAGCGCTGCCGGACGCCTACCAGGAGATGGTCAGCGTGGGGGCGGGCTGCGGCCTTCGGCAAGGCGAGATCTTCGGCCTTGCCGTTGACGATGTCGACTTCCTCGGCGGCACGGTTCATGTGGTGCGCCAGGTCAAGCTCATCCAGGGCAAGCACGCGGTATTCGGACCGCCCAAGGGCGGCAAGGAACGTGATGTGCCGCTGCCGGAGACGGTGTCGTTCGCGCTGGCGGCTCACATCACGCGGCACGAGCCCGTAGAAATCACCCTGCCCTGGAAGACCTTGGAGGGCCCGCCCGTCACGGCCGCACTGCTCTTCGTCAACCCGAGGAACCGTGCACTGCACCGGGCGCGCTTCAACGAGCGGTTCTGGCAACCGGCGCTCACCTCCGCCGGCATACCCCTCGGACGCGAGAACGGCATGCACGCGCTGCGCCACTTCTACGCGTCGGTCCTCTTGGACGCGGGGGAGAGCATCAAGGCCCTGAGCGAGTACCTCGGCCACCACGACCCCAGCTTCACTCTCCGCACATACACGCACCTGATGCCCAACAGCGAGGCGCGCACCCGTGCCGCCGTCGATCAGGTCTTCCGGGACCCGGAGAACGCCCAGGACGGCCCCGAGACGGCCCCTGGCACGAACTGA
- the dapA gene encoding 4-hydroxy-tetrahydrodipicolinate synthase → MTLTNASSPAPPFGRTLCAMITPLTDAGSLDLDGAQLLADRLVSRGCDGLVLNGTTGESPTTSDTEKAALVRAVREAVGDRASVVTGVGTSDTRHTIELTVQAGQAGADGALVVTPYYSRPPQDAVEAHFREVADASALPLMLYDIPARTGTRIEPETLIRLAEHPRIVAVKDCSYDFLGTQKVLSRTDLAYYAGCDEHNLALYAVGAAGCVSTVANVIPHHVRSVFDDFDAGDTAGAARRQQQAVPLIEAMMSADLPGTVTAKALLAALGLPSGPVRPPLRPASRETTGGLLATYEELATYEEPTTYEERAADEERTAEERLPA, encoded by the coding sequence ATGACCCTGACCAACGCCTCCTCGCCCGCCCCGCCCTTCGGCCGCACCCTCTGCGCGATGATCACGCCCCTCACCGACGCGGGCTCGCTCGACCTCGACGGCGCGCAGCTGCTCGCGGACCGGCTGGTGTCGCGGGGCTGCGACGGGCTGGTGCTCAACGGCACCACGGGCGAGTCGCCGACCACGTCCGACACCGAGAAGGCGGCGCTCGTCCGGGCGGTCCGGGAGGCGGTCGGGGACCGCGCGTCCGTCGTCACGGGCGTCGGCACCTCCGACACCCGCCACACGATCGAGCTCACCGTGCAGGCCGGGCAGGCGGGCGCGGACGGCGCCCTGGTCGTCACCCCGTACTACAGCCGGCCCCCTCAGGACGCCGTGGAAGCACATTTCCGCGAGGTGGCGGACGCGTCCGCCCTGCCCCTGATGCTGTACGACATCCCGGCCCGCACCGGCACCCGCATCGAGCCGGAAACACTGATCCGGCTCGCCGAGCACCCCCGCATCGTGGCCGTCAAGGACTGCTCGTACGACTTCCTCGGCACCCAGAAGGTCCTGTCCCGCACGGACCTGGCGTACTACGCGGGCTGCGACGAGCACAATCTCGCCCTGTACGCGGTGGGCGCGGCGGGCTGCGTCAGCACGGTCGCGAACGTGATCCCCCATCACGTCCGTTCCGTGTTCGACGACTTCGACGCGGGCGACACGGCCGGCGCGGCCCGTCGCCAGCAGCAGGCGGTGCCGCTCATCGAGGCGATGATGTCGGCCGACCTCCCCGGCACGGTCACCGCCAAGGCACTGCTGGCCGCGCTGGGCCTCCCGTCGGGCCCGGTCCGCCCACCTCTACGCCCTGCGAGCCGCGAGACGACGGGCGGTCTGCTGGCGACGTACGAGGAGCTGGCTACGTACGAGGAGCCGACTACGTACGAGGAGCGGGCGGCGGACGAGGAGCGGACGGCGGAAGAGCGACTGCCCGCGTGA
- a CDS encoding helix-turn-helix transcriptional regulator codes for MPIRLPDRYLTPEDLVEIFELPSVQTLYQWRRKRIGPQGFRVGRYIRYDPEHVRAWVKSQMEGAAA; via the coding sequence ATGCCGATCAGACTGCCTGACCGCTACCTCACGCCCGAAGACCTCGTCGAAATCTTCGAACTGCCCAGCGTCCAAACGCTCTACCAATGGCGGCGGAAGCGCATCGGCCCTCAAGGATTCCGGGTGGGCCGGTACATCCGATACGACCCCGAGCACGTGCGGGCATGGGTCAAGTCCCAGATGGAAGGGGCTGCCGCCTGA
- a CDS encoding DUF3618 domain-containing protein, which produces MTDRTTHGTGAKGPDELRRQIAQTRSQLGDTVEELAAKADIRGRARARAADLKDKAGAMTVQLRSTAAQAGHAVQGKAAHAGHAVQGKAAEATHAVQGKAAEATHAVQGRAAKAGHAVQGRAARASEAVEHGGMPQPVRTVVQAGLRHPRPVLVAGAAVGAVVVAAAVMRRRHGGR; this is translated from the coding sequence ATGACAGACAGGACGACGCACGGGACGGGCGCCAAGGGGCCCGACGAGCTGCGCCGGCAGATAGCGCAGACCCGCAGCCAACTCGGCGACACAGTGGAGGAGTTGGCCGCCAAGGCGGACATCAGGGGTCGGGCCAGGGCGCGCGCCGCCGACCTGAAGGACAAGGCCGGCGCGATGACCGTCCAACTGCGCAGCACCGCCGCCCAGGCCGGCCACGCCGTGCAGGGCAAGGCGGCCCATGCCGGCCACGCCGTGCAGGGCAAGGCCGCCGAGGCGACGCACGCTGTGCAGGGCAAGGCCGCCGAGGCGACGCATGCTGTGCAGGGGAGGGCCGCGAAGGCGGGTCATGCCGTGCAGGGCAGGGCCGCCCGGGCGAGCGAGGCCGTCGAGCACGGTGGCATGCCGCAGCCGGTGCGTACGGTCGTCCAGGCCGGGCTGAGGCATCCCCGGCCCGTGCTGGTCGCCGGAGCGGCGGTCGGTGCGGTGGTCGTCGCGGCGGCGGTGATGCGGCGGCGGCACGGCGGGCGGTAG
- a CDS encoding ArsR/SmtB family transcription factor, whose amino-acid sequence MLDVTVIEDPEAAAVSLDPTRARLLAELAAGPASAAMLAGQVGLPRQKVNYHLKALERHGLVELAGERRKGNVTERLMRATAASYVISPLALAAVQPDPDRFRDQLSARWLLALGARLVRDVGTLISGAAKARKRLATYALDGEVRFASAADRAAFVEELTAGVTALIQKYDAPDAEGGRDHRIVVAVHPTVKAQTHENPMVKPQAHES is encoded by the coding sequence ATGCTGGACGTGACCGTGATCGAGGACCCCGAGGCCGCAGCCGTCTCCCTGGACCCCACAAGGGCCCGGCTGCTCGCCGAGCTGGCCGCCGGCCCCGCGTCGGCCGCGATGCTGGCCGGCCAGGTCGGGCTGCCCCGGCAGAAGGTGAACTACCACCTCAAGGCGCTGGAGCGGCACGGCTTGGTCGAGCTCGCGGGGGAACGCCGCAAGGGCAACGTCACCGAGCGGCTGATGCGGGCGACCGCCGCGTCGTACGTGATCTCGCCGCTCGCCCTGGCCGCCGTACAGCCCGACCCGGACCGCTTCCGGGACCAGCTGTCCGCCCGCTGGCTGCTCGCACTCGGCGCGCGGCTCGTGCGGGACGTCGGCACGCTCATCTCGGGCGCGGCGAAGGCCCGCAAACGGCTGGCGACCTACGCGCTCGACGGCGAGGTGCGGTTCGCCTCGGCCGCCGACCGGGCGGCGTTCGTCGAGGAGCTGACTGCGGGCGTGACCGCGCTGATCCAGAAGTACGACGCCCCGGACGCCGAGGGCGGCCGGGACCACCGGATCGTCGTGGCCGTCCATCCCACGGTCAAAGCCCAGACCCATGAGAATCCCATGGTCAAACCCCAGGCCCACGAGAGTTGA
- a CDS encoding SpdD-like protein: MLRPKIPTMPTPTGHVTPPAVVEPTTVVPAAHIPPPVPAAPAPSRPVVQLTPGTVLALVGGGTAVVLVVGAVLVSMLLAVAITGVSVAVCAVVLRSLLASETKRR, from the coding sequence ATGCTGCGTCCGAAGATTCCCACCATGCCGACTCCGACCGGCCACGTGACCCCGCCCGCGGTCGTCGAGCCGACCACCGTTGTACCGGCGGCCCACATTCCGCCGCCTGTCCCGGCGGCTCCGGCGCCGTCCCGGCCCGTCGTCCAGCTCACGCCCGGCACCGTGCTCGCCCTCGTCGGCGGCGGCACCGCCGTGGTGCTGGTCGTCGGCGCCGTCCTGGTCTCCATGCTCCTGGCGGTTGCCATAACCGGCGTCTCGGTCGCCGTGTGCGCCGTCGTCCTTCGCTCCCTGCTCGCATCCGAGACGAAGCGACGCTGA
- a CDS encoding phage holin family protein — MTGTPYAKPRPEEHHSVGELVGQASEQLSQLVRQEVHLAKEELAEKGRRAGRGGGLLGAAGAVAYAGLLALAATGAAALSLTLPVWAAALIVTGVLFALAGLLAATGRAQLRHAAPPTPEEALGSVRADVEEIRERAHR, encoded by the coding sequence GTGACCGGGACCCCGTACGCCAAACCCCGGCCCGAGGAGCACCACTCGGTGGGCGAACTCGTCGGCCAGGCATCCGAACAACTCTCCCAGCTCGTGCGGCAGGAAGTGCACCTCGCCAAGGAGGAGCTGGCCGAGAAGGGCCGGCGCGCGGGTCGCGGCGGTGGGCTCCTCGGTGCCGCGGGCGCCGTCGCCTACGCCGGGCTGCTGGCCCTCGCCGCCACGGGCGCCGCCGCGCTCTCGCTGACGCTGCCCGTCTGGGCCGCGGCGCTGATCGTCACAGGCGTGCTCTTCGCGCTCGCCGGACTACTGGCCGCCACTGGCCGCGCCCAGCTGCGCCACGCGGCACCCCCCACGCCCGAGGAGGCCCTCGGCAGCGTCAGGGCCGATGTCGAGGAGATCAGGGAAAGGGCACACCGATGA
- a CDS encoding mobile element transfer protein: protein MPARDFFHSVMRIGPVQIGTRRDRRGQTKHAAVCTSDGCGWSADYTSQSAAQLAARTHRCKVR, encoded by the coding sequence ATGCCCGCCCGTGACTTCTTCCACTCCGTGATGCGGATCGGCCCGGTGCAGATCGGCACCCGCCGCGACCGGCGCGGCCAGACCAAGCACGCCGCCGTGTGCACCTCCGACGGCTGCGGCTGGTCCGCCGACTACACCAGTCAGTCCGCCGCCCAGCTCGCCGCCCGCACCCACCGCTGCAAGGTCCGCTGA
- a CDS encoding endonuclease/exonuclease/phosphatase family protein, with translation MPSKSSARLAALTVAAVCSAASTVVIASPAQADAVRIHDIQGSTRISPYAGQQVTDVAGIVTGVRTYGSSRGFWIQDPSADADPATSEGIFVFTSSAPKVAVGDSVTVSGTVSEYVPGGTSSGNQALTEITRPTITVVSSGNPVPAATVIDARSVPHAYTPAGEAAANGSVNGLTLRPKKYALDYYESLEGMNVQVANTRVVGATDPYTELWVTVKPWENASRHGGTVYGSYTAQNTGRLQIQSLGKVADFPDANVGDMLTGTTTGPLDYNQFGGYTLVANELGTLKQGGLERETTREQRRGELAVATYNVENLDPTDATFDEHAAAIVNNLQSPDIVSLEEIQDNNGAKNDGTVAADQTMTKLIDAIVAAGGPRYEWRAIDPVNNADGGEPGGNIRQAFLFNPERVSFTDRAGGDATTAAGVTKERGKAALTVSPGRIDPANTAWANSRKPLVGEFTFRGKTVFVIANHFNSKGGDQALTAQYQPPTRSSETQRHLQATAVNAFVKQLLDIQKNADVVTLGDINDFEFSDTVEILEGKGELWSAIKSLPRSERYSYVYQGNSQTLDQILISPSIRRDCGFEYDSVHINAEFHDQISDHDPQVLRFRP, from the coding sequence TTGCCGAGCAAGTCTTCCGCGCGCCTTGCCGCGCTCACCGTCGCCGCCGTCTGTTCCGCGGCGTCCACCGTCGTCATCGCCTCGCCCGCGCAGGCGGACGCGGTGCGCATCCATGACATCCAGGGCAGTACACGGATATCGCCGTACGCCGGTCAGCAGGTCACGGACGTGGCCGGAATCGTCACCGGCGTACGCACCTACGGTTCGTCGCGCGGTTTCTGGATCCAGGACCCGAGCGCGGACGCCGACCCGGCCACCAGTGAGGGCATCTTCGTCTTCACCAGCTCCGCCCCGAAGGTCGCCGTCGGCGACTCGGTGACCGTCTCGGGCACGGTGTCCGAGTACGTCCCGGGCGGCACCTCCTCCGGCAACCAGGCGCTCACCGAGATCACCCGGCCGACGATCACGGTCGTGTCCAGCGGCAACCCCGTCCCGGCCGCCACGGTGATCGACGCGAGGTCCGTGCCGCACGCCTACACCCCGGCGGGCGAGGCGGCGGCGAACGGTTCCGTCAACGGCCTGACGCTGCGGCCGAAGAAGTACGCCCTGGACTACTACGAGTCCCTGGAGGGCATGAACGTCCAGGTCGCCAACACGCGCGTGGTCGGTGCCACCGACCCGTACACCGAGCTGTGGGTCACGGTGAAGCCGTGGGAGAACGCCAGCCGCCACGGCGGCACGGTCTACGGCTCCTACACCGCGCAGAACACCGGCCGGCTGCAGATCCAGTCCCTCGGCAAGGTCGCCGACTTCCCGGACGCGAACGTCGGCGACATGCTCACCGGCACCACGACCGGCCCGCTGGACTACAACCAGTTCGGCGGTTACACCCTGGTCGCGAACGAGCTCGGCACCCTGAAGCAGGGCGGCCTGGAGCGCGAGACGACCCGCGAGCAGCGGCGCGGCGAGCTGGCGGTGGCGACGTACAACGTCGAGAACCTCGACCCGACCGACGCCACGTTCGACGAGCACGCCGCCGCGATCGTGAACAACCTCCAGTCGCCGGACATCGTGTCCCTGGAGGAGATCCAGGACAACAACGGCGCGAAGAACGACGGCACGGTCGCCGCCGACCAGACGATGACCAAGCTGATCGACGCGATCGTCGCGGCGGGCGGCCCGAGGTACGAGTGGCGTGCGATCGACCCGGTGAACAACGCTGACGGCGGCGAGCCGGGCGGCAACATCCGTCAGGCGTTCCTGTTCAACCCGGAGCGGGTGTCCTTCACCGACCGCGCGGGCGGCGACGCGACGACCGCGGCGGGTGTGACGAAGGAGCGCGGCAAGGCGGCGCTGACGGTGTCCCCGGGCCGGATCGACCCGGCGAACACGGCGTGGGCGAACAGTCGCAAGCCGCTGGTCGGCGAGTTCACCTTCCGCGGCAAGACGGTCTTCGTGATCGCCAACCACTTCAACTCCAAGGGTGGCGACCAGGCGCTGACCGCGCAGTACCAGCCGCCGACCCGCAGCTCGGAGACCCAGCGCCACCTCCAGGCGACCGCGGTGAACGCGTTCGTGAAGCAGCTCCTGGACATCCAGAAGAACGCGGACGTCGTCACGCTCGGCGACATCAACGACTTCGAGTTCTCCGACACCGTGGAGATCCTCGAAGGCAAGGGCGAGCTGTGGTCGGCGATCAAGTCGCTGCCCAGGAGCGAGCGTTACTCGTACGTCTACCAGGGCAACAGCCAGACCCTGGACCAGATCCTGATCAGCCCGTCGATCCGGCGCGACTGCGGCTTCGAGTACGACAGCGTGCACATCAACGCCGAGTTCCACGACCAGATCAGCGACCACGACCCGCAGGTGCTGCGGTTCCGTCCGTAA
- a CDS encoding SRPBCC family protein, which produces MSKEFEIAREFEVDATPEQVWEAVTAGTGGWLWPMEAPEPREGGKGPFGSTITAWDPPHRYTNRVEDVEGIAEQTVNQLDYTVEPRDEGRRAWVRYVHSGIFVDDWDNQYDGAAKHTDFYLHTLREYLTRFGGRPVVAFAAFDAPEASKAPDALAAVGRALGLAEDTAEGARVQARGPEGQLLDAVVDFRNPYFIGLRTEDAMIRFFGRNHWGYPVGMAVHDFAPAADADAAESAWQGWLKGVFSQP; this is translated from the coding sequence ATGTCCAAGGAATTCGAGATCGCTCGCGAGTTCGAAGTCGACGCCACCCCGGAGCAGGTGTGGGAGGCCGTCACCGCCGGCACCGGCGGCTGGCTGTGGCCGATGGAGGCTCCCGAACCCCGCGAGGGCGGCAAGGGGCCGTTCGGCTCCACGATCACCGCCTGGGACCCGCCGCACCGCTACACGAACCGTGTCGAGGACGTCGAGGGAATCGCCGAGCAGACCGTCAACCAGCTCGACTACACCGTCGAACCGCGCGACGAGGGCCGGCGCGCCTGGGTGCGGTACGTGCACAGCGGGATCTTCGTCGACGACTGGGACAACCAGTACGACGGCGCCGCCAAGCACACCGACTTCTATCTGCACACCCTGCGCGAGTACCTGACGCGCTTCGGCGGCCGCCCGGTCGTGGCCTTCGCCGCCTTCGACGCGCCCGAGGCCTCCAAGGCGCCCGACGCCCTCGCCGCGGTCGGGCGCGCGCTCGGCCTGGCGGAGGACACCGCCGAGGGTGCGCGCGTCCAGGCACGCGGCCCGGAGGGGCAACTCCTCGACGCCGTGGTCGACTTCCGCAATCCGTACTTCATCGGGCTGCGCACCGAGGACGCGATGATCCGTTTCTTCGGGCGCAACCACTGGGGCTACCCGGTCGGCATGGCGGTGCACGACTTCGCCCCGGCGGCCGACGCCGACGCGGCCGAGAGCGCCTGGCAGGGCTGGCTGAAGGGCGTTTTCAGCCAGCCCTGA
- a CDS encoding DUF2637 domain-containing protein, with the protein MPSRLRLDAVLVQAVIAGALSFAHLHDLAAAAGQSGWKAWAYPVSVDLLLVAVWRRLRTDGPSRLAWCWFLIALVASLGANVATAGLLDLDHVPAWLRILVAGWPALAFLGGTLLAHSPTPAGDRVPVPPAPAAAAPEPDHDTDPAPVVEPETAPALPAADPTPTPTPAPAPAVPVPAALVDHARKVAADHEARTGTRIDTDTLRARLNVPAPMADAIAAQLA; encoded by the coding sequence ATGCCGTCCCGACTGCGCCTTGACGCCGTCCTCGTCCAAGCGGTCATCGCCGGGGCCCTGTCCTTCGCCCACCTGCACGACCTGGCAGCTGCTGCCGGACAGTCCGGCTGGAAGGCCTGGGCTTACCCCGTCTCCGTCGACCTCCTCTTGGTCGCCGTCTGGCGCAGGCTGCGCACCGATGGCCCGTCCCGGCTGGCCTGGTGCTGGTTCCTCATCGCACTCGTGGCTTCGCTCGGCGCCAACGTCGCGACCGCCGGACTCCTCGACCTCGACCACGTCCCGGCCTGGCTGCGCATCCTCGTCGCCGGATGGCCCGCGCTGGCCTTCCTCGGCGGCACCCTCCTGGCCCACTCGCCGACTCCGGCCGGGGACCGGGTGCCGGTTCCGCCGGCGCCCGCTGCCGCGGCCCCCGAACCCGACCACGACACCGACCCTGCGCCTGTCGTGGAGCCGGAGACCGCCCCGGCCTTGCCCGCCGCCGACCCGACCCCGACTCCGACTCCGGCGCCCGCTCCGGCCGTGCCCGTCCCGGCCGCCCTCGTCGACCACGCCCGCAAGGTCGCCGCCGACCACGAAGCCCGCACCGGCACCCGGATCGACACCGACACCCTGCGCGCCCGCCTCAACGTTCCCGCCCCCATGGCGGACGCCATCGCCGCCCAACTCGCCTGA
- a CDS encoding FtsK/SpoIIIE domain-containing protein → MTWLIVALVLVVAAAGLLRWRRPAWYWLAFGVTWASLRVLVRYPSVMDACGLTVPASRWRLTLARMANRPVPGPHAPRILRVRPTRTGLVLRLKLRPGQDAFDVAASCDRLRHSFAMYGVTSRELRSGVVEVRMTGYDVLKRVQMPAQLDTRPMRVPVALREDGSVHYRDYRAVPHALTLGATESGKSVYQRNLVAGLASQHVALVGIDCKQGVELFPLARRFSALADNPDTAAELLDALVAHMEDVYQLIRAEQRITTDVPDAEIAADIWDLPEDLRPIPVVVLVDEVAELALFASKEEEKRRDRIITALARLAQLGRAAGIYLEICGQRFGSELGKGITMLRAQLTGRTAHRVNDESSANMAFGDIAPDAVLAAIQIPTDMPGVAITGDSTGGWARIRAPHTSLRQAVNICNLHADLTPDLPALAPFRPALDGPAPTPDSAVESIPATT, encoded by the coding sequence ATGACGTGGCTGATCGTCGCCCTGGTGCTGGTTGTCGCCGCTGCGGGTCTCCTGCGGTGGCGGCGCCCCGCCTGGTACTGGCTGGCCTTCGGTGTCACCTGGGCTTCGCTGCGGGTCCTGGTCCGCTACCCCTCCGTGATGGACGCCTGCGGGCTGACTGTTCCGGCCTCCCGCTGGCGGCTGACGCTGGCCCGGATGGCCAACCGGCCCGTTCCCGGTCCTCATGCTCCGCGCATCCTGCGCGTGCGGCCGACCCGTACCGGCCTGGTCCTCCGGCTGAAGCTTCGGCCCGGTCAGGACGCCTTCGACGTGGCGGCCTCGTGTGACCGGCTGCGGCACTCGTTCGCCATGTACGGCGTCACCTCCCGTGAACTCCGCTCCGGTGTCGTCGAGGTGCGGATGACCGGCTACGACGTGCTCAAGCGCGTGCAGATGCCCGCCCAGCTCGACACCCGCCCGATGCGGGTCCCGGTCGCCCTGCGCGAGGACGGCAGCGTGCACTACCGCGACTACCGGGCCGTGCCTCATGCGCTCACGCTCGGCGCCACGGAGTCGGGCAAGTCCGTCTACCAGCGCAACCTCGTGGCAGGGCTCGCTTCGCAGCACGTGGCCCTGGTCGGGATCGACTGCAAGCAGGGGGTGGAGCTGTTCCCGCTGGCTCGCCGGTTCTCCGCGCTCGCCGACAACCCCGACACCGCCGCCGAACTCCTCGACGCACTGGTGGCGCACATGGAGGACGTCTACCAGCTCATCCGCGCCGAGCAGCGGATCACCACCGACGTGCCGGATGCGGAGATCGCCGCCGACATCTGGGACCTGCCCGAAGACCTGCGGCCGATACCGGTCGTGGTCCTGGTCGATGAGGTCGCCGAACTCGCCCTGTTCGCCAGCAAGGAGGAGGAGAAGCGGCGGGACCGGATCATCACCGCGCTGGCCCGGCTGGCTCAGCTCGGCCGTGCCGCCGGGATCTACCTGGAGATCTGCGGGCAGCGCTTCGGCTCCGAACTCGGCAAGGGCATCACCATGCTCCGCGCCCAGCTCACCGGCCGGACCGCGCACCGCGTCAACGACGAATCCAGCGCGAACATGGCCTTCGGCGACATCGCCCCGGACGCCGTGCTGGCTGCGATCCAGATCCCCACCGACATGCCCGGCGTCGCCATCACGGGTGACTCCACCGGCGGTTGGGCCCGCATCCGCGCCCCGCACACCTCGCTGCGGCAGGCCGTGAACATCTGCAACCTGCACGCCGACCTGACCCCGGACCTGCCCGCCCTGGCGCCCTTCCGGCCCGCCCTCGACGGCCCTGCGCCGACTCCTGACTCGGCCGTCGAGTCCATCCCTGCCACCACGTGA
- the repSA gene encoding replication initiator protein RepSA: MTNPATFAGLDPTTLGDLLRVAGSPGFDRWQDQIRRTGGCADPIHLRGWVVHKDKTTGETLHHYSTEHEPGGRLRVACGNRRASRCPACAWMYAGDTYRLIRAGLAGDEDKDVPVTIRDHPRVFATLTAPSFGPVHNRPDHGVCRCGTRHTPEDPTLGTALDPATYDYAGAVLFNNYAGEMWARFVNRLRREIAKRAGLTQRELADTCRVSYGKVAEFQKRGAVHFHAVIRLDGTDGPDSTPPSWASTSLLTDAIRAAARHGYTTVNVPAAGEQPARALKWGRQLDVRPVRAFGDGSELTEQAVASYVAKYATKAAENTGTLDRRIGELAELDRHGVPDHARRLITACRDLDALYPDRRLWAWAHMLGFRGHFSSKSRRYSTTLGALRQARADYRAAQEREALGLDDTEPDTVLVLADWQYAGHGHTPGESALAATIARDLQLNRQAAREALAALPDEREW; the protein is encoded by the coding sequence ATGACCAACCCCGCGACCTTCGCGGGCCTGGACCCGACCACCCTGGGGGACCTCCTCCGGGTGGCCGGGTCTCCGGGCTTCGACCGCTGGCAAGACCAGATCCGCCGCACCGGCGGCTGCGCCGACCCCATCCACCTGCGCGGTTGGGTCGTCCACAAGGACAAGACCACCGGCGAGACCCTGCACCACTACTCCACCGAGCACGAGCCGGGCGGCCGACTCCGCGTCGCCTGCGGTAACCGCCGCGCCTCCCGCTGCCCGGCCTGCGCCTGGATGTACGCGGGCGACACGTACCGACTCATTCGCGCAGGGCTCGCCGGGGACGAGGACAAGGACGTCCCCGTTACCATCCGCGACCACCCCCGAGTCTTCGCGACCCTCACGGCACCCTCATTCGGCCCGGTCCACAACCGGCCCGACCATGGCGTCTGCCGCTGCGGCACCCGCCACACGCCGGAAGATCCCACCCTCGGTACTGCCCTCGACCCGGCGACGTACGACTACGCGGGCGCCGTGCTCTTCAACAACTACGCAGGGGAGATGTGGGCTCGCTTCGTCAACCGGCTCCGCCGGGAGATCGCCAAACGCGCCGGACTGACACAGCGCGAACTCGCCGACACCTGCCGTGTCTCCTACGGCAAGGTCGCCGAGTTCCAGAAGCGGGGCGCCGTCCACTTCCACGCCGTGATCCGGCTCGACGGCACCGACGGGCCTGACTCGACGCCCCCATCCTGGGCCAGCACGAGCCTGCTCACGGATGCGATCCGGGCTGCCGCGCGACACGGCTACACGACCGTCAACGTCCCCGCCGCTGGCGAGCAACCCGCCCGCGCCCTGAAGTGGGGCCGACAGCTCGACGTCCGCCCCGTGCGGGCCTTCGGCGACGGCTCCGAGCTGACCGAACAGGCCGTCGCCTCGTACGTGGCCAAGTACGCCACCAAGGCGGCTGAGAACACCGGCACCCTAGACCGGCGCATCGGCGAACTCGCCGAACTCGACCGCCACGGCGTCCCCGACCACGCCCGTCGCCTGATCACCGCATGCCGCGACCTGGACGCGCTGTACCCGGACCGCCGTCTGTGGGCCTGGGCTCACATGCTCGGTTTCCGGGGCCACTTCTCCTCGAAGTCTCGCCGGTACTCCACCACCCTCGGCGCTCTCCGCCAAGCGCGCGCCGACTACCGCGCCGCCCAGGAACGCGAAGCCCTCGGCCTGGACGACACCGAGCCGGACACCGTACTGGTCCTGGCCGACTGGCAGTACGCCGGACACGGCCACACCCCCGGCGAATCCGCGCTGGCCGCCACGATCGCCCGTGACCTACAGCTCAACCGCCAAGCCGCCCGCGAAGCGCTTGCCGCGCTGCCAGACGAGAGGGAGTGGTGA